In Amaranthus tricolor cultivar Red isolate AtriRed21 chromosome 3, ASM2621246v1, whole genome shotgun sequence, a single window of DNA contains:
- the LOC130808403 gene encoding uncharacterized protein LOC130808403, protein MVAHYVPQGRGRRFVQQATNLYHFRVGIFLEVIDLHLQELDNRFNEINMELLTYMEFSCNDLTALDLQLDVFLDAMLNDERFHDLKDINSLSMMLVETKRHETFPLIHLLIKLMLILPVATASVERVFSAMTYVKSKLRNSMGDQLMNDCLVTFIEKEVFLQVSNEMIIDRFKSMKTRRMNL, encoded by the exons ATGGTTGCTCATTATGTGCCTCAAGGAAGAGGAAGACGTTTTGTTCAACAAGCTACAAATCTATATCATTTTCGGGTTGGAATCTTTTTGGAAGTAATTGATTTGCATCTTCAAGAGCTTGATAACCGTTTTAATGAGATTAACATGGAGTTACTTACATACATG GAGTTTTCATGTAATGATTTAACGGCTCTTGATCTTCAACTCGATGTGTTCTTGGATGCTATGTTAAACGATGAAAGATTTCATGATTTGAAAGATATCAATTCTCTTTCCATGATGCTTGTTGAAACAAAGAGACATGAGACATTTCCTCTTATACATTTGCTAATCAAGttgatgttgattcttcctGTTGCTACGGCAAGTGTAGAAAGAGTGTTTTCCGCAATGACATATGTCAAAAGTAAGTTGAGAAATAGCATGGGTGATCAACTTATGAATGATTGTTTGGTTACTTTTATTGAGAAGGAAGTGTTTCTACAAGTTTCCAATgaaatgattattgatcgttttaAAAGTATGAAGACTCGAAggatgaatttgtaa